The genomic segment TTTTTTATTTTGTCAATGTTTTATAATGCTATCTGGATTTGATTATTCTACGGAAAACTTAAGAGATATTTCAAAGGCTATATCTAAAATATGTATAGGGGAAATAAGACAATACAATATAAGATACGCAAGAAACACAAGCCTTAAAAAATATATAAAGATTATATCTGGAAAAACAGCAGCTTTATTTGCTATCAGCTTTTACACTGGTGCAAAGGAATCTAACTGTAGTGAGAAAACTTCAAAATTACTCGGAAGAGTTGGTTACTATATTGGAATGGCTTTCCAAATTATAGATGATTCGCTGGATTACAGTGGAGATGCTAATAAACTAGGGAAAAATCCTCAAAGTGATTTAATAAAAGGGTATTATACACTACCCCTAATATATGCTATGGTAGGGGACAAAGAAAATAGGATCGCTACTATTTTAGATAACTCTTCATTAAGTGATGAAGATGTACGCGAAATAACTATATTAGTTAATAAATACAAAGGAATAGATAAAGCTCAAAACTTAGCGAATAAATATACTAAAAAAGCTTTTGATTATATAGAAAAATTACCTGATTGTGAAAGTAAAGAAATAATTAAAGATATCACACAAAAATTATTAACTCGGAATTCTTAATGAATTCTAGAAAGGAGTCATTTTATGGCTTATAAAGATTTACAGGATTTTATAAATTATTTGAAAGAAAAAAAACTTTTAGATGAAATTGAAATAGAAGTAGATAGTGATCTTGAAATTACGGAGATAGCTGATAGGGTTTCAAAAAAAAATGGTAATGCATTGCTTTTTAAGAATGTGAAAAATTCTGACTACCCAGTATTAATTAATTCTTTAGGAAGCTACGAAAGAATTAACTATGGACTAGAAGTGGAAGATCTTGATGAAATTGCGGAGACTATAATGGATTTTATGGACGTTACTAATTACATAACGTTAATGAATAAGGTAAAATCTATTCCAAAACTTGCTAGGCTTGCAAGGGTATTTCCTAAAAAAGTCAAAAATGCACCTTGTCAAGAGATAATAGAGGAAGCGGATTTAAGTACACTTCCAATATTAAAGTGCTGGCCAAAAGATGGAGGACGATACATAACACTGCCACTCGTAATAACAAAGGATCCAGAGACTAACCAGCAGAACGTTGGAATGTATAGGCTTCAAGTATATGATAAAAATACCACTGGTATGCATTGGCATCTACATAAAGACGGCAAAGAGATATATGAAAAATATAGGAAGATTGGAATGAAAATGCCTGTATCTGTAGCCATAGGCTGTGACCCGGCAACTATATATGCAGCAACTGCACCACTTCCAAAAATGATAGATGAAATGATTTTTGCAGGATTTCTTAGAAAATCACCTTTAGAAATTGTTAAATGTATCACCAATGACATTTATGTACCTGCTAATGCTGAATTTGTACTAGAAGGATATGTAGACTTAGATGAAAAAAGACTAGAAGGCCCCTTCGGTGACCATACAGGATATTATTCTCTTGAAGATATGTATCCCGTGTTTCATATTGAAAAGATTACAAGAAAAAAGAATCCAGTATATGTTACAACCGTTGTAGGTAAGCCTCCTATGGAAGATTGTTACCTAGGAAAAGCTACAGAACGGATTTTTTTACCCCTAATAAAGGTTCAATGCCCAGAAATAATAGACATGAATTTCCCTTTAGAAGGAGTATTTCATAATTGTGTAATTGTTTCTATTAAAAAAGCCTATCCAAAGCATGCTCATAAAGTTATGAATGCGCTATGGGGTCTTGGACAAATGATGTATACAAAAATGATTATAGTTGTAGATGAAAATATAGATCCACATGATATTTCAACCGTTGCATGGAAAGTATTTAACAATATTGACCCTAAGAGGGATCTAGTAATTTCAGATGGACCTTTAGATGCACTAGACCATGCATCAAATACTCCTCATTATGGATCTAGAATAGGTATAGATGCTACAAAAAAATGGCCCACAGAAGGACATTTAAGACCTTGGCCAGATGATATAGAAATGTCGGATGAAATTAAGGAAATGGTAGATAAGAGGTGGAAGGAATATGGTATTAAAGAAACTTAAAAAATATGGAGAGTTAGTTATGTTTTCGCATACATTATTTTCACTTCCTTTCGCTTTAATAGCAATGATTTGGGCAGCAGATGGGTTACCTTCAGGTCCTACAATATTTTGGATATTAATTGCTTTGATTGGAGCTCGCAATGGAGCTAATGCTCTCAATAGAATTGTAGATAAAGATATTGATAAAAAGAATCCTAGAACGGCAAGTAGACATTTGCCAAAAGGAATAGTAAAGGATTATGAAGTCTGGGGAATCATAATACTGTGTTTTTCAATCTTTATTTTAGCAGCCTATGAATTAAATGATTTATGTTTTCTATTATCACCAGTGGCGCTTTTTCTTTTTATAATTTATTCCTATACTAAAAGATTTACATGGATATGCCATATTATTCTAGGTATTACTTGTGGAGGAGCTCCTGTGGGAGCATGGCTTGCAGTAACAGGAAAATTTGCGCTCACACCAATTATTTTAGGTGCTGTAGTTACTCTATGGGTAGCAGGGTTTGATATAATTTATGCAACTCAAGATATTGACTTTGATAGAAAGGCAGGTTTATTTTCTATACCTGCTAAATTTGGCCTAAAGGGGGCTTTATACATATCCACCTTGTTTCACTTTATTATGATTTTACTTTTATTTAGCTTATATTTTATAATGCATACAGGTCTTATATATTTATTTGGTATTTTTATAAGTGCTATTTTATTAGCATTAGAACATTATATTGTATCGCCAACAAACGAAAAGAAGATGAAAATTGCTTCTTATCACATAAACCAAGTTGTAAGTGTTTTGATATTTGTTTTTACTGTATTAGATATGTTTATATATTATAATTAAGAGGTGATTTATTTGGGAAGATATATAGTAGGGATTACTGGAGCTAGTGGTAGCATTTACGGTGTACGACTTATAGAAGAACTAATAGAAAAAGATAATGAAGTTTATTTGGTTATTACAGATAATGGTAGAAAGGTTTTAGAATATGAGGTTGAAATTAATTTTGAGGAATGGCTCCAAAATATGAATAAAACCAAAGGAACGCTTAAACTATGTGAAATAGACGATATGTTTTCCTCTATAGCAAGCGGTTCCTTTAAGACTGATGGAATGGTAATTGTGCCATGCTCAATGGGAACCCTTTCAAAAATACGAAGTGGTACTTCCGATAATTTACTAATAAGAGCTGCGGATGTAATTATTAAAGAAAAAAGAA from the Clostridium sp. CM027 genome contains:
- a CDS encoding polyprenyl synthetase family protein translates to MSKFWGDYPDIAEELKSIQKIIKNNVKSSEKKFDEAISPLVDAGGKMLRPAFLLLAAKFGEYNCDKMYNLAAAIEMMHMATLVHDDIVDESKLRRGTETIQHKYSKEYAVYIGDFLFCQCFIMLSGFDYSTENLRDISKAISKICIGEIRQYNIRYARNTSLKKYIKIISGKTAALFAISFYTGAKESNCSEKTSKLLGRVGYYIGMAFQIIDDSLDYSGDANKLGKNPQSDLIKGYYTLPLIYAMVGDKENRIATILDNSSLSDEDVREITILVNKYKGIDKAQNLANKYTKKAFDYIEKLPDCESKEIIKDITQKLLTRNS
- a CDS encoding menaquinone biosynthesis decarboxylase encodes the protein MAYKDLQDFINYLKEKKLLDEIEIEVDSDLEITEIADRVSKKNGNALLFKNVKNSDYPVLINSLGSYERINYGLEVEDLDEIAETIMDFMDVTNYITLMNKVKSIPKLARLARVFPKKVKNAPCQEIIEEADLSTLPILKCWPKDGGRYITLPLVITKDPETNQQNVGMYRLQVYDKNTTGMHWHLHKDGKEIYEKYRKIGMKMPVSVAIGCDPATIYAATAPLPKMIDEMIFAGFLRKSPLEIVKCITNDIYVPANAEFVLEGYVDLDEKRLEGPFGDHTGYYSLEDMYPVFHIEKITRKKNPVYVTTVVGKPPMEDCYLGKATERIFLPLIKVQCPEIIDMNFPLEGVFHNCVIVSIKKAYPKHAHKVMNALWGLGQMMYTKMIIVVDENIDPHDISTVAWKVFNNIDPKRDLVISDGPLDALDHASNTPHYGSRIGIDATKKWPTEGHLRPWPDDIEMSDEIKEMVDKRWKEYGIKET
- a CDS encoding UbiA-like polyprenyltransferase, encoding MVLKKLKKYGELVMFSHTLFSLPFALIAMIWAADGLPSGPTIFWILIALIGARNGANALNRIVDKDIDKKNPRTASRHLPKGIVKDYEVWGIIILCFSIFILAAYELNDLCFLLSPVALFLFIIYSYTKRFTWICHIILGITCGGAPVGAWLAVTGKFALTPIILGAVVTLWVAGFDIIYATQDIDFDRKAGLFSIPAKFGLKGALYISTLFHFIMILLLFSLYFIMHTGLIYLFGIFISAILLALEHYIVSPTNEKKMKIASYHINQVVSVLIFVFTVLDMFIYYN
- a CDS encoding UbiX family flavin prenyltransferase; this encodes MGRYIVGITGASGSIYGVRLIEELIEKDNEVYLVITDNGRKVLEYEVEINFEEWLQNMNKTKGTLKLCEIDDMFSSIASGSFKTDGMVIVPCSMGTLSKIRSGTSDNLLIRAADVIIKEKRKLILIPRETPLSSIHLQNMLFLSDLNVRIIPPMPAFYQKPKTIDDIINITVGRILENLDIDSDLCHEWSGNK